Proteins encoded in a region of the Oscarella lobularis chromosome 5, ooOscLobu1.1, whole genome shotgun sequence genome:
- the LOC136187790 gene encoding creatine kinase B-type-like: protein MQLVGCLCNVTTADSLSFTVSARQRKEMGCGASIPIEDAHNRPARPAPPPPSASRPTAAAPLKKIETKKPKVATGPALLSQLANAKTPAQPFDLKSPKPAEPSTSRSPAGIAKKTSEIVSKASSVLPTPSELLVKAEEEEKKAKAVVVYQEPVLAKVMNDEEEKDGEKSANENDEEVKNEDKETSIENENKKTENDEQNESQTQSKEQDDAQPPTTSHNQIEDLDNYPNLDEHNNHMSHMLSRDVYERLSETPTPNGFTIDMAIQTGVDNPGHPFIMTVGAVAGDEESYDVFADLFDPVIKRRHNGYDPTRDVHKTDLDPTHLTAATVELDPAYVLSCRVRTGRSVRTFALPPFCTRAERREVERVARAALDSLDNEFAGTYYPLVDMTAAEQEKLIEDHFLFDKPVSPLLLASRMGRDWPDARGIWHNAAKNFLVWINEEDHTRVISMETGADMRGVFERFCAGLRRFEEAIKRDGYEFMWNERLGFILTCPSNLGTGLRAGVHVRLPLLSKHDRFDVVLDALRLQKRGTGGVDTASTGAVFDISNSDRLGFSEVDLVDKVINGVALLIDMEKALERGESIDGLLPSSL from the exons ATGCAATTGGTCGGATGCCTTTGTAACGTCACAACCGCCGATTCACTCTCATTCACTGTCAGTGCACGACAAAGGAAAGAGATGGGCTGCGGTGCATCGATTCCCATAGAAGACG CCCATAACCGACCCGCGAGGCCagcgcctccgccgccgtcggcgtcgcgtcccaccgccgccgctccgctgaaaaaaatagagacgaaaaaaccGAAAGTAGCGACTGGGCCGGCGCTGTTGTCTCAGCTTGCCAATGCGAAGACGCCCGCGCAACCTTTCGATTTGAAGTCTCCCAAGCCAGCCgagccgtcgacgtctcgctcGCCCGCCGGAATTGCTAAGAAGACGTCGGAGATCGTTTCGAAGGCGTCGTCGGTCTTGCCTACTCCTTCGGAACTCTTGGTCAaagcggaggaggaggagaagaaggctAAGGCAGTTGTAGTGTACCAGGAACCGGTGCTAGCGAAAGTCATGAAtgatgaagaggaaaaagacggagagaaaagcgcgaacgagaatgacgaagaagtgaaaaacgaggacaaagaaacgtcaatTGAGAACGAGAACAAGAAAactgaaaacgacgagcagaACGAATCACAAACGCAAAGCAAAGAACAAGACGACGCTCAGCCGCCGACCACATCCCACAATCAAATCGAGGATCTCGACAACTATCCGAATCTCGATGAACACAACAATCACATGTCCCACATGCTGTCGCGCGACGTCTACGAACGCCTAAGCGAGACGCCGACACCAAACGGCTTCACGATCGACATGGCCATACAGACGGGCGTCGACAATCCCGGCCATCCGTTCATCATGaccgtcggcgccgtcgccggcgacgaggagtcgtacgacgtcttcgccgacCTCTTCGATCCCGTCATCAAACGTCGTCACAACGGCTACGATCCGACGCGCGACGTTCACAAGACCGACTTGGATCCGACTCAtctgacggcggcgacggtcgAACTCGATCCCGCCTACGTGCTCTCGTGTCGCGTTCGCACGGGACGCAGCGTGCGAACGTTCGCCCTGCCGCCCTTTTGCACGCGCGCCGAGCGACGCGAAGTCGagcgcgtcgcgcgcgccgCCTTGGACTCGCTCGACAACGAATTCGCCGGCACGTATTATCCGCTCGTCGACATGACGGCCGCCGAGCAGGAGAAGCTGATCGAGGATCACTTTCTCTTCGATAAGCCCGTCTCGCCGCTTTTGCTCGCTTCGCGCATGGGTCGCGATTGGCCGGACGCGCGCGGGATATGGCACAACGCGGcgaagaattttctcgtttgGATCAACGAGGAGGATCACACGCGCGTCATTTCCATGGAAACGGGTGCCGACATGAGGGGCGTGTTCGAACGCTTTTGCGCGGGGCTGCGTCGGTTCGAGGAGGCGATTAAGAGAGACGGATACGAATTCATGTGGAACGAACGTCTCGGTTTCATTCTGACGTGTCCGTCGAATCTCGGCACGGGATTGCGTGCCGGCGTGCACGTGCGTCTTCCGCTGCTTTCGAAGCACgaccgtttcgacgtcgtactCGACGCGTTGCGTTTGCAGAAGCGAGGTACGGGTGGCGTCGATACGGCGTCGACGGGTGCCGTTTTTGATATATCGAATTCCGATCGACTTGGATTTTCCGAAGTCGACTTGGTGGACAAGGTGATAAATGGCGTTGCCTTGCTGATTGACATGGAGAAGGCATTGGAACGAGGAGAGTCTATTGATGGGCTATTGCCGTCTTCCCTTTAA
- the LOC136187789 gene encoding ARF GTPase-activating protein GIT2-like translates to MASHTCSVVCADCSAPDPKWALINKGVLVCDDCCSAHRLLGRHISDVRSLTKSLWPPTLLEMITSLASKGANSIWEHTLMDPDQAAKNDKTKPRPDDPVHPTKFNFVVAKYKNMAFVHRLPVREDDRLAMEDLSKQLHASVRSSNLETCLRLLFLGAQVNYFHAERGNCPLHVAASAGQSLQVELLVCYGADPCKLDSRGHTPVECARIAGYHELADRLIECQYELTDRLTFYVCGRRPDHSSGEHYAVPSIEGKQLDYIEGQNKLRQLKNSLFERLAADVYDEVDRRETDAVWLATQNHSKLVSDHHTMPFLPVNPTISSTRNQGRQKLATFTAKEFAVLICDILVDAKRRQALSQEKGKTEGTAVPMDIVENDDWDHDYDEVPEIPYIEKKERKEDVCQSQSEDDLDEKEEEDSPNIEKEEKASSMTLELSEKKTNAVTNSQAVSNSVKAKNSPSPPTKQASDRIVSMKEHLEIRRKLEAAQAQIKQLTQVNENMTKELKHLQSVNATLRQKQRTTSSSSPIPPPLQPPPKRPPGAVSYNRSTTAPVGQLRVTPPVVAVERDECDGRPEKIVEEDEMEHNTKLKPNQTPPQQPKSLFREPKANFDDEAPALPVKKRSIIIQEAPPPDLSPASVTAVSQAKNTYHPSNRQSSPVTPSFPPSALTEREREKFRERKVSLPAVRTTTRQTDVVQQTERITKRIQELLLAAQHGQQSNFVPCSRRISAAVKDMVALFPQRPESESIRASLRLLASSATRLLEECKAVPSAGGGGGAAGASGGEEADNVACLTQQVIQSAYDIAKAAKQLVTHVGEL, encoded by the exons ATGGCTTCTCACACTTGTTCAGTCGTTTGCGCTGACTGTAGCGCTCCCG ATCCCAAATGGGCGTTGATAAATAAAGGCGTTCTCGTGTGCGACGACTGCTGCAGCGCCCATCGCCTCCTCGGCCGTCACATCTCCGACGTGCGCTCGCTGACGAAGAGCCTTTGGCCTCCCACGCTACTCGAG ATGATCACCTCGCTGGCGAGCAAGGGAGCTAATTCGATATGGGAGCACACGCTAATGGACCCGGATCAggcggcgaaaaacgacaagaCGAAGCCGAGACCGGACGATCCCGTCCA TCCCaccaaattcaatttcgttGTCGCCAAGTATAAGAATATGGCTTTTGTTCATCGACTTCCGGttcgagaagacgacagATTGGCTATGGAGGACTTGAGCAAG CAATTGCACGCGAGCGTCCGATCGAGCAATTTGGAAACGTGCCTACGCTTGTTGTTCCTCGGCGCTCAAGTGAACTATTTCCACGCC GAAAGGGGCAATTGTCCGCTTCACgtggcggcgtcggcgggcCAATCGCTTCAA GTCGAACTGCTTGTTTGTTATGGAGCTGATCCTTGCAAATTGGACAGTCGAGGTCACACTCCCGTGGAGTGTGCAAG AATCGCTGGATACCACGAACTCGCCGATCGTCTCATCGAATGTCAATACGAGCTGACGGACAGGCTGACGTTCTATGTTTGCGGGCGACGACCAG ACCACTCCTCAGGCGAACATTACGCCGTGCCTTCGATAGAAGGAAAGCA GCTTGATTATATTGAGGGTCAGAACAAACTGCGTCAG TTGAAAAAtagtctttttgaaagacTTGCGGCTGACGTCTATGATGAAGTCGATCGACGGGAAACAGATGCAG TCTGGCTTGCTACTCAAAACCACAGCAAACTCGTATCCGATCATCACACGATGCCCTTTCTTCCCGTCAATCCCACGATATCGTCGACACGAAATCAA GGACGGCAGAAATTGGCGACGTTTACGGCCAAAGAATTTGCTGTATTGATTTGTGACATTTTGGTTGATGCCAAGAGAAGGCAAGCGCTCAGTCAAGAAAAAG GCAAAACCGAGGGAACCGCCGTTCCTATGGACATCgtggagaacgacgactggGATCACGATTACGACGAAGTTCCGGAAATACCTTAtatcgaaaagaaagaacggaAAGAG GATGTTTGTCAATCGCAGTCGGAAGATgatctcgacgagaaagaggaagaggattCGCCAAACattgagaaagaggagaaagcCTCCTCG ATGACCTTGGAGCtatcagaaaagaaaacgaacgccgTCACCAATTCTCAAGCAGTCTCGAATTCCGTAAAAGCGAaaaattcgccgtcgccaccgaCGAAGCAGGCGTCTGACCGAATCGTATCGATGAAGGAGCACTTGGAAATACGTCGAAAGCTCGAAGCTGCACAG GCTCAAATCAAACAGCTGACGCAAGTCAACGAGAACATGACCAAAGAATTAAAGCATCTTCAATCCGTG AATGCAACTCTTCGACAAAAACAGCGCAcaacgtcgtcctcttcgcctATACCTCCTCCCCTTCAGCCGCCCCCCAAACGCCCTCCTGGCGCCGTTTCCTacaatcgatcgacgacagcACCGGTCGGACAACTTCGCGTCACGCCtcctgtcgtcgccgtcgaacgagacgaatgCGACGGTCGGccggagaaaatcgtcgaggaagacgaaatgGAACACAATACGAAATTGAAGCCAAATCAAACGCCACCTCAACAGCCAAAGAGCCTCTTTCGCGAACCGAAGGCCAATTTCGATGACGAAGCACCGGCTCTTCCTGTGAAG AAACGTTCCATCATTATCCAGGAAGCGCCGCCTCCGGATTTGTCACCCGCCTCCGTGACGGCCGTCAGTCAGGCGAAGAATACGTATcatccgtcgaatcgtcaGTCGTCGCCCGTCACGCCGTCGTTTCCCCCGTCGGCGCTCACGGAAAGGGAGAGGGAGAAGTTTCGGGAACGAAAAGTGTCGTTGCCGGCCGtgaggacgacgacgcgacagACGGACGTCGTTCAGCAGACGGAAAGGATCACGAAGCGAATACAGGAACTCCTACTAGCGGCCCAGCACGGACAGCAATCCAA CTTTGTTCCTTGTTCGAGACGAATATCCGCTGCTGTGAAGGACATGGTGGCGTTGTTTCCTCAG CGACCCGAGTCGGAATCGATACGGGCGTCGTTGCGTTTACTCGCTTCGAGTGCAACTCGGCTGCTCGAGGAGTGCAAAGCTGTTCCGTCTGccggtggcggtggcggtgctGCCGGCGCCAGTGGCGGCGAAGAGGCGGACAACGTCGCCTGTCTGACTCAGCAGGTCATTCAGTCGGCGTACGACATCGCCAAAGCTGCTAAACAGCTCGTCACTCACGTGGGAGAGCTGTGA
- the LOC136187792 gene encoding phospholysine phosphohistidine inorganic pyrophosphate phosphatase-like — MSWTKTPIRGVLLDITGVLYNSGEGDGEAIPGSVEAVARLAASGTPVRFCTNETMTTRRRLVEKLRRLGFDIELDQVFSPVPAVVSELRRRRLRPFLVSHPDVAEEFADVVTMNPNAVVLADAGRHFTYEILNEAFRVLITNPDAVLFSLGIGKYYKDADRLTLDVGPFARALEYATSRKAEVVGKPAKAFFETALRDMGVEPNDAVMVGDDIVNDVGGAQKCGIRGVQVRTGKFQPGDERHPDVKPDAFVNNLAEAVDEILRKKEQA, encoded by the coding sequence ATGTCGTGGACGAAAACTCCGATTCGTGGCGTCCTCTTAGATATCACTGGCGTCTTATACAACAGCGGAGAAGGCGACGGAGAAGCGATTCCCGGATCCGTGGAGGCAGTCGCTCGTCTCGCCGCTTCGGGCACACCGGTCCGATTCTGCACCAacgaaacgatgacgacgcgacgacgtctcgtcgaaaagctTCGACGGCTCGGTTTCGACATTGAGCTCGATCAGGTCTTCTCTCCCGTTCCGGCAGTCGTGAGCGAActgcgacgccgtcgactcCGCCCCTTTCTCGTCAGTCACCCGGATGTCGCCGAGGAGTTTGCCGACGTCGTGACAATGAATCCCAATGCGGTCGTTTTGGCCGACGCGGGAAGACACTTTACTTACGAAATTCTGAACGAGGCGTTTCGAGTCCTGATAACGAACCCGGACGCAGTTTTATTTTCGCTCGGCATCGGAAAATATTACAAGGATGCCGATCGTCTTACGCTCGACGTCGGGCCGTTTGCGCGTGCGCTAGAATACGCAACGAGCCGAAAGGCCGAAGTAGTCGGAAAACCGGCGAAGGCATTTTTTGAGACAGCTCTCCGAGACATGGGCGTTGAACCGAATGACGCCGTCATGGTCGGAGACGACATCGTCAACGACGTGGGCGGGGCGCAGAAGTGCGGAATACGAGGCGTCCAAGTGAGAACGGGTAAATTTCAACCGGGAGACGAACGTCATCCTGACGTCAAACCGGACGCTTTTGTTAATAATTTGGCTGAGGCGGTTGATGAGAttctaagaaagaaagagcagGCGTAG
- the LOC136187007 gene encoding transmembrane protein 134-like, with protein sequence MSEIEEEEGDDRDGDAVLGIQESETDDSHLLGSGDDGDVESDENRTFTETISAENAVKVFQKRRKRGSHKSKWQRKWYQHPEVKKNWKMVVFVFVILGMGISCVIIGVTLEALHAFHGKEILDGAILFGLAILFLIPGLYFTVVICLAARGVRGYNFRKIPFFSNTTR encoded by the exons ATGagcgaaatcgaagaggaagaaggagacgacaGGGACGGTGACGCTGTTCTAGGCATACAAGAAAGCGAGACT GATGACAGCCATTTGCTTGGATCTGGTGATGACGGAGACGTTGAAtccgacgaaaatcgaactTTCACTGAGACAATCAGCGCTGAAAA TGCCGTCAAAGTGTttcagaagagaagaaaacgaggtTCGCACAAGAGCAAATGGCAAAGAAA ATGGTATCAACATCCGGaagtgaagaagaactgGAAGATGGTCGTCTTTGTTTTTGTCATTCTGGGAATGGGAATCAGCTGTGTCATTATTGGAGTAACCCTGGAAGCACTTCATGCATTTC atggaaaagaaattctcgaCGGTGCTATACTCTTTGGCCTCGCCATACTCTTTCTTATACCTGGAC TATACTTTACCGTTGTGATCTGCCTTGCAGCGCGTGGAGTACGAGGGTACAACTTCAGAAAAATTCCGTTCTTTAGTAACACTACTAGGTAA
- the LOC136187808 gene encoding uncharacterized protein, whose amino-acid sequence MDTQIRLFMVFYLIPLSQNQPPVTQTQCYKSYSSCIECVQDPCSRKKSNFIREENCFWCSDLSHFPDPNKSSQGCLPNGYDNLCSTSSIAVSTNQCPEPSKLNEEGSGCGYLANDHLGFALDLTFDDDIKVGGQPSDDVSFETWVHLCNNVRDTSFASTCKQPSPIGMIERVNTQSYMNIFCWNFGLNAVFPYLSLLLDDPASIESGFYLDYGQGFCCPNNGTGIGQAKRIDIKLFIKPNCGEGAQWELEPIDYDYLTNCSASDKSELVISLLSPAACKENIFWRLSANETKILCQWSGGGIVDCSILPVSDVSHVVATCKEFTLLEKLSNGSVKSSPIKSCNFSVSSRANLCSFSVVYTFPTSSPVAIMINGDEDFQVSCDLGITSHHPTATVLAVAVGFLCLFLLILIGTVMLRKKSRNHSYWFFSDRNLETERLIIDRSELGDISKRDGKIISGTF is encoded by the exons ATGGATACACAGATTAGACTTTTCATGGTCTTCTATTTGATACCGCTTTCTCAGAATCAAC CCCCCGTGACGCAGACGCAATGCTACAAATCTTACTCTTCTTGTATCGAGTGCGTTCAGGATCCGTGCAGTagaaaaaagtcaaatttTATTCGCGAGGAGAACTGCTTTTGGTGCTCAGACCTCAGCCACTTCCCGGACCCCAACAAATCGAGCCAAGGATGCTTACCAAACGGCTATGACAACCTCTGCAGTACTTCCTCGATCGCTGTTAGTACAAATCAATGTCCTGAACCGTCGAAACTGAACGAAGAAG GAAGCGGTTGCGGCTACTTAGCCAACGACCATCTTGGCTTTGCTCTAGATCTCACATTTga TGATGACATCAAAGTAGGAGGACAGCCGTCAGATGATGTATCGTTTGAAACTTGGGTTCACCTCTGCAATAACGTTCGTGATACTTCATTTGCGTCGACGTGCAAACAGCCGAGTCCCATTGGAATGATAGAAAGGGTAAATACTCAAAGTTACATGAACATCTTCTGCTGGAACTTTGGCCtcaacgccgtctttccCTATCTCTCTTTGTTACTCGATGATCCGGCATCAATAGAATCAGGCTTTTACCTTGACTATGGGCAGGGCTTTTGCTGTCCAAATAATGGGACAGGTATCGGACAAGCTAAACGGATCGACATTAAGCTCTTTATCAAACCAAATTGCGGTGAAGGCGCGCAGTGGGAGCTGGAGCCGATTGACTATGATTATCTGACGAATTGCTCCGCTTCTGACAAGTCTGAACTCGTTATATCTCTACTCAGCCCCGCAGCGtgtaaagaaaatattttctggCGTCTGTCTGCTAATGAAACGAAGATTTTATGCCAGTGGTCAGGAGGCGGCATTGTCGATTGCTCTATTTTACCAGTTTCGGATGTGAGTCACGTGGTGGCAACATGCAAAGAATTTACGCTACTGGAGAAGCTGTCAAACGGCTCAGTGAAATCCTCTCCCATCAAAAGTTGCAATTTTTCAGTTTCCTCTCGGGCCAACCTGTGTTCGTTTAGCGTGGTTTATACTTTTCCGACCTCTTCGCCTGTAGCCATAATGATTAACGGAGATGAGGATTTTCAGGTGAGCTGTGACCTGGGAATAACTTCACACCATCCAACTGCCACTGTACTTGCCGTTGCTGTTGGCTTTCTGTGTCTGTTTCTGTTGATTCTCATCGGAACAGTTATgcttagaaagaaaagcagaaaCCACAGTTACTGGTTTTTCTCTGACAGAAACTTAGAAACAGAGCGTCTCATTATTGATAGAAGTGAACTTGGAGATATAAGTAAACGCGACGGAAAAATTATTTCTGGTACATTTTAA